From Etheostoma cragini isolate CJK2018 chromosome 10, CSU_Ecrag_1.0, whole genome shotgun sequence, the proteins below share one genomic window:
- the spdl1 gene encoding protein Spindly: MAAEEEIERLKSQLREREEQVQKAALEGLGLLSLQVELQNRLEEQRVEMTNALEGLEQDKYSLQRELQLKSRMLESLQSDHDCVKKQQRQQLEDQRVHLERSHSAALSELNNKVMSLQAALEDSQLNKNQLQHKLELQTETLNNKMEELRALNEHTQSSMTSEVMEVQMKIMDLENIKVELEQTLQEYRYREQQLELSSSSLQRRLQQITEEKEEREREAVSCFNALEKFREANRDLQIQLDQVLQQAQDPNSKGNSLFAELEDKRAEMERQLISMKVQYVSLQKQHAFSKQQLQRMKVQIATLMQLQGSRADPAQLERLQSMLLEKNGDIQNLMTKLQRLEKVERMLKAQPANPAQAQSANSQDETYYTDLLKMQLNNTVKDAERLGDELSLQRMKSLSESQRALELERKLFSSERLLKQTQSDKIKLQLRIEELQHKYEPKEAKKHLHIRRKEKLPFDVGPSSEEAPPDKGGHVVAVEMMADPEADPVRSEQEPELRPAKCVKISGEEAAVIPPHSEENQQQNLEENQQQNLYENQQQNQREERRKKPRGAVEVIHVNSNSSMENQCAQQ, encoded by the exons ATGGCAGCAGAAGAGGAGATCGAGCGCCTGAAGAGCCAgctgagggagagggaggagcaGGTCCAAAAGGCGGCCCTGGAGGGTTTGGGTCTCCTCAGCCTGCAGGTGGAACTTCAGAACCGACTGGAGGAGCAGAGAGTGGAGATGACCAACGCGCTGGAG GGCCTGGAGCAAGACAAGTACTCCCTTCAAAGGGAATTGCAGTTAAAGAGCCGGATGCTGGAGTCGCTGCAGTCGGACCACGACTGTGTGaagaagcagcagagacagCAGCTGGAGGACCAACGGGTCCATCTGGAGAGGAGCCACAGTGCAGCGCTCAGCGAGCTCAACAACAAG GTGATGAGCTTGCAGGCAGCTCTGGAGGATTCCCAGCTGAACAAGAATCAGCTGCAACACAAACTTGAGCTGCAGACTGAGACTCTGAACAACAAGATGGAGGAGCTGCGAGCTCTGAACGAACACACCCAGAGCTCCATGACGTCTGAGGTGATGGAGGTCCAGATGAAGATCATGGATCTGGAGAACATTAAG GTGGAGCTGGAGCAGACGCTGCAGGAGTATCGGTACAGAGAGCAGCAGCTGgagctgagcagcagcagcctgcagCGCCGCCTGCAGCAAAtcacagaggagaaagaggagcgagagagagaggccgtTTCCTGCTTTAATGCGTTGGAG AAATTTCGTGAGGCGAACCGGGACCTCCAGATCCAGTTGGACCAGGTTCTACAGCAGGCCCAGGATCCCAACAGTAAAGGGAACTCACTGTTTGCTGAG TTGGAGGATAAGCGTGCTGAGATGGAGAGACAGCTCATTAGCATGAAGGTCCAGTATGTGTCCCTGCAGAAACAGCACGCCTTCAGCAAGCAACAGCTGCAGCGCATGAAG GTCCAGATTGCCACTCTGATGCAGCTGCAGGGCTCCAGGGCTGACCCTGCTCAGCTGGAGAGGCTCCAGTCCATGCTGTTGGAGAAAAACGGAGACATCCAAAATCTGATGACTAAACTGCAGAGGCTGGAGAAGGTGGAG AGGATGCTGAAGGCTCAGCCAGCCAACCCTGCTCAAGCACAAAGCGCCAACAGCCAAGATGAAACCTACTACACTGACCTGCTGAAGATGCAGCTCAACAACACTGT TAAGGATGCGGAGCGTCTGGGAGATGAGCTTTCCCTTCAGAGGATGAAGTCTTTGTCGGAGAGCCAGAGAGCTTTAGAGCTGGAGAGGAAGCTCTTCTCCTCTGAGAGGCTGCTCAAACAG ACTCAGAGTGACAAGATCAAACTGCAGCTGCGGATAGAGGAACTGCAGCACAAGTACGAACCCAAAG AGgccaaaaaacatttgcacataagaaggaaagagaagctTCCTTTTGACGTGGGACCCTCCTCTGAAGAAGCCCCACCTGACAAAGGAGGGCACGTTGTTGCCGTGGAGATGATGGCAGACCCTGAGGCGGATCCTGTGCGCTCAGAACAAG AGCCAGAGCTGCGTCCGGCCAAGTGTGTGAAGATCAGTGGAGAAGAGGCGGCTGTGATCCCCCCCCACAG CGAGGAGAACCAGCAGCAGAACCTGGAGGAGAACCAGCAGCAGAACCTGTACGAGAACCAGCAGCAGAaccagagggaggagagaagaaagaagccACGTGGAGCAGTGGAGGTGATCCATGTGAACTCCAACAGCAGCATGGAGAACCAGTGTGCTCAGCAGTAG